One Robbsia sp. KACC 23696 DNA segment encodes these proteins:
- the metW gene encoding methionine biosynthesis protein MetW, with protein MHAQSASLADHLSGREDFRAIARWVEPGASVLDLGCGDGALLALLSDELDVQGYGIEIDDAGVLSCAQKGVNVIQQNLEDGLKLFDDRSFDFAVLSQTLQTIHETTAILRETVRVAKQAIVSFPNFGYWPHRLSVLRGRMPVSTSLPYQWHNTPNVRVLTIADFEALAPDVGIRIRERVVLREGQPIRWGANWRGSLAVYRVEKR; from the coding sequence CTGCATGCGCAGTCGGCGTCGCTGGCCGACCACCTGTCGGGCCGCGAGGATTTCCGCGCCATTGCACGGTGGGTCGAGCCCGGCGCCAGCGTCCTCGACCTGGGCTGCGGCGACGGTGCGCTGCTCGCGCTGCTGTCGGACGAACTGGACGTGCAAGGCTATGGCATCGAGATCGACGATGCCGGCGTCCTGTCCTGTGCGCAGAAAGGCGTGAACGTCATCCAGCAGAACCTGGAAGACGGCCTGAAACTGTTCGACGACCGCAGCTTCGATTTCGCTGTCCTGTCGCAAACCTTGCAGACGATCCACGAAACGACGGCGATTCTGCGCGAGACGGTGCGCGTGGCCAAGCAGGCGATCGTCTCCTTCCCGAACTTCGGCTATTGGCCGCATCGGCTATCGGTGTTGCGCGGCCGCATGCCGGTTTCCACGTCCCTGCCTTATCAATGGCACAACACGCCGAACGTCCGTGTGCTGACCATCGCCGACTTCGAAGCGCTGGCACCCGACGTTGGCATACGCATTCGCGAACGTGTGGTGCTGCGCGAGGGCCAGCCGATCCGTTGGGGTGCAAACTGGCGTGGTAGTCTTGCGGTTTATCGGGTTGAAAAGCGCTGA
- the gatA gene encoding Asp-tRNA(Asn)/Glu-tRNA(Gln) amidotransferase subunit GatA → MHDKSLTELRAALDARDTSAVELAELHLTRIEAAAALNAFISVDREATLAAARAADARLANGEGNSSGAALLGIPLAHKDVFVTREWPSTAGSRMLETYRSPFDATVVARLAEAGAVCLGKTNMDEFAMGSSNENSFFGPARNPWDTQTVPGGSSGGSAVAVAARLAPAATGTDTGGSIRQPAALTGITGIKPTYGRVSRYGMIAFASSLDQAGPMARSAEDCALLLNVMAGADPRDATSLERDAEDFTAHLGKPWNASASASDAARGAPLAGLRIGLPTEYFGDGLHADVRQAIDAALDEYKKLGATLVEVSLPKTQLSIPVYYVLAPAEASSNLSRFDGVRYGHRAATYKDLADMYKKSRTEGFGDEVQRRILTGAYVLSHGYYDAYYLQAQKIRRIIAQDFQQAFTQCDVIMGPVSPSVAWKLGEKTDDPLAMYLADVYTLSTSLAGLPGMSVPAGFGAGGLPVGLQIIGNYFDEARMLQVAHAFQRATDWHLRAPAGV, encoded by the coding sequence ATGCATGACAAAAGCCTGACCGAATTACGCGCCGCACTGGATGCGCGCGACACCTCCGCCGTGGAATTGGCGGAGCTTCATCTGACGCGTATCGAGGCGGCGGCGGCATTGAATGCCTTCATCAGCGTCGATCGCGAGGCAACGCTGGCGGCCGCACGCGCGGCCGATGCGCGTCTGGCGAATGGCGAGGGCAATTCGAGCGGCGCGGCGCTGCTGGGCATCCCGCTCGCGCACAAGGACGTGTTCGTGACGCGCGAATGGCCGTCGACGGCCGGTTCGCGAATGCTGGAAACGTACCGCAGCCCGTTCGATGCGACGGTCGTCGCGCGTTTGGCCGAGGCCGGCGCGGTCTGTCTGGGCAAGACGAATATGGACGAATTCGCGATGGGATCGTCGAACGAGAATTCGTTCTTCGGCCCGGCGCGCAATCCCTGGGACACGCAGACGGTGCCGGGCGGATCGTCCGGTGGCTCCGCGGTGGCGGTGGCGGCGCGTCTGGCGCCTGCGGCTACTGGGACGGACACGGGCGGCTCGATTCGCCAACCGGCGGCCTTGACCGGCATCACCGGCATCAAGCCGACCTACGGCCGCGTGTCGCGTTACGGCATGATCGCGTTCGCGTCGTCGCTGGATCAGGCGGGTCCGATGGCACGCTCGGCGGAAGACTGCGCTCTGCTGCTGAACGTCATGGCCGGCGCCGATCCGCGTGACGCGACCAGTCTCGAGCGCGATGCCGAGGACTTCACCGCCCATCTCGGCAAGCCGTGGAACGCATCGGCAAGTGCGTCGGATGCGGCGCGCGGCGCGCCGCTTGCCGGTTTGCGGATTGGCCTGCCGACCGAATACTTCGGTGACGGCCTGCATGCGGACGTGCGCCAGGCGATCGACGCTGCGCTGGACGAGTACAAGAAGCTCGGCGCCACGCTGGTCGAGGTGTCGCTGCCGAAGACGCAGTTGTCGATTCCGGTCTATTACGTGCTGGCGCCGGCCGAGGCCTCGTCGAACCTGTCGCGTTTCGACGGCGTGCGTTACGGGCATCGCGCGGCCACGTACAAGGACCTCGCCGACATGTACAAAAAGTCGCGTACCGAAGGGTTCGGCGACGAAGTGCAGCGTCGTATTTTGACGGGCGCCTATGTGCTGTCGCATGGCTATTACGATGCTTACTATCTGCAGGCGCAGAAGATTCGCCGCATCATCGCGCAGGACTTCCAGCAGGCCTTCACGCAATGCGATGTGATCATGGGGCCGGTATCGCCCAGCGTCGCCTGGAAGCTGGGCGAGAAGACCGACGATCCCTTGGCGATGTATCTGGCGGACGTCTACACCTTGTCGACGAGCCTGGCGGGCTTGCCGGGCATGAGCGTGCCGGCCGGTTTCGGTGCGGGCGGTCTGCCGGTGGGGCTGCAGATCATCGGAAACTATTTTGACGAAGCGCGGATGCTCCAGGTGGCGCACGCGTTCCAGCGCGCCACCGATTGGCATCTGCGCGCGCCGGCGGGAGTATAA
- the mreC gene encoding rod shape-determining protein MreC, which produces MDHSPPPLFRQGPSALVRLIVCVAMCIGLLVTDAHFHTLTLFRQVIATALYPLQRAALAPRDMLTDALSFAVSNESLRAQVSQLQARNLQLGLAASRAAEMQVENSHLRSLLQLAQRAPIAPIPAEIQYDTRDPFSQKVIIDHGLQAGVENGAPVITEDGLMGQVTRIFPLQSEVTLLTDRDQAVPVQIVRTGVRSVVYGSADTGLLDMRFVPSGADVKVGDELVTSGLDGLYPPGLPVARIVRVEKQSDSAFAKVMAAPIAKIRGVRQLLVLHYREALPPNPVEAEKAEQAKNGKGAKKGKGAGNVKAAADATSGASGATAASGASEAAAAMTPAEATAAALAASGRPASTVGASEAAAGSKDTAKTAAAGKTNRRR; this is translated from the coding sequence ATGGATCACAGTCCACCGCCGCTCTTCAGGCAAGGCCCTTCCGCGCTGGTTCGCCTCATCGTCTGCGTGGCGATGTGCATCGGCCTGCTGGTCACCGATGCGCACTTCCACACGCTGACGCTGTTCCGCCAAGTCATCGCGACCGCCTTGTATCCGCTGCAACGCGCCGCGTTGGCGCCGCGCGACATGCTGACCGATGCGCTATCATTTGCCGTGTCAAATGAGTCCTTGCGCGCCCAGGTTTCGCAACTGCAGGCGCGCAATCTGCAATTGGGTCTGGCGGCGTCGCGCGCGGCCGAAATGCAGGTGGAAAACTCGCATCTGCGCAGCCTGCTGCAATTAGCGCAGCGGGCGCCCATCGCGCCGATTCCGGCGGAAATCCAATACGACACCCGAGACCCGTTCTCGCAGAAGGTCATCATCGATCATGGCCTGCAGGCCGGTGTCGAGAACGGTGCGCCGGTGATCACCGAAGACGGCTTGATGGGACAGGTCACGCGGATCTTCCCGCTGCAATCGGAAGTCACGCTGCTGACCGACCGCGACCAGGCCGTGCCGGTGCAGATCGTTCGCACCGGTGTGCGCAGCGTGGTCTATGGCAGCGCCGACACCGGCCTGCTCGATATGCGCTTCGTACCCTCGGGCGCCGACGTGAAGGTGGGCGACGAGCTGGTCACCAGCGGACTCGACGGACTGTATCCGCCGGGCTTGCCGGTCGCGCGGATCGTGCGCGTGGAAAAGCAGTCTGATTCGGCATTCGCGAAAGTCATGGCGGCGCCGATTGCGAAGATCCGCGGCGTGCGGCAGCTGTTGGTGTTGCATTATCGCGAGGCGCTGCCGCCCAATCCGGTGGAAGCGGAAAAGGCCGAGCAGGCGAAGAATGGGAAGGGCGCGAAGAAAGGCAAGGGCGCCGGCAACGTCAAAGCGGCAGCCGATGCGACAAGCGGCGCCTCCGGCGCCACCGCCGCGAGCGGTGCATCGGAAGCCGCCGCGGCGATGACGCCGGCGGAGGCGACTGCCGCCGCGCTGGCCGCGTCCGGGCGCCCGGCCAGCACGGTCGGTGCCTCCGAGGCGGCAGCGGGATCGAAGGACACCGCAAAAACGGCCGCCGCCGGCAAGACGAACCGTAGACGATGA
- a CDS encoding exodeoxyribonuclease III, with protein MRVISANLNGVRSAAKKGFFEWMGKQDADIVCVQELKCAQDDMTPELLAPHDYTGYFQHAVKKGYSGAGLYTRHKPDEFIIGFGSEEFDAEGRYVEVRYGKLSVISVYVPSGSSSEERQQAKFRFMDVFMPHLAALKAEGREVILCGDVNIAHKEIDIKNWKGNLKNSGFLPEERAWLTTLFDEVGYVDVFRTLDDRPEQYTWWSQRGQAYAKNVGWRIDYHLTTPGVAATAKRVEVFKDIKFSDHAPLTIDYDYALK; from the coding sequence ATGCGGGTGATTTCGGCGAACCTGAACGGAGTACGTTCGGCGGCGAAGAAAGGTTTCTTCGAATGGATGGGCAAGCAGGACGCGGACATCGTCTGCGTGCAGGAATTGAAGTGCGCGCAGGACGACATGACGCCGGAACTGCTGGCGCCGCACGACTACACCGGCTATTTCCAGCATGCGGTGAAGAAGGGCTATAGCGGCGCGGGGCTGTACACGCGACACAAGCCCGACGAATTCATCATCGGCTTCGGCAGCGAGGAATTCGATGCGGAAGGGCGCTATGTCGAGGTGCGTTACGGCAAGCTGTCGGTGATCTCGGTGTATGTGCCGTCGGGCTCGAGTTCCGAGGAGCGGCAGCAGGCGAAATTCCGCTTCATGGACGTGTTCATGCCGCATCTGGCGGCGCTGAAGGCCGAAGGGCGCGAGGTGATCTTGTGCGGCGACGTGAACATCGCGCACAAGGAAATCGACATCAAGAACTGGAAGGGCAATCTGAAGAATTCCGGATTCCTGCCCGAGGAACGTGCCTGGCTGACCACCTTGTTCGACGAGGTCGGCTATGTCGATGTCTTCCGTACGCTGGATGACCGGCCGGAACAATACACCTGGTGGAGTCAGCGCGGACAGGCCTACGCGAAGAACGTCGGCTGGCGTATCGATTATCACTTGACGACGCCGGGCGTGGCCGCCACGGCAAAGCGCGTCGAGGTGTTCAAGGACATCAAGTTCAGCGACCACGCGCCGCTGACGATCGATTACGACTACGCCCTTAAATAA
- the gatB gene encoding Asp-tRNA(Asn)/Glu-tRNA(Gln) amidotransferase subunit GatB produces MAHQKHPGWEVVIGLETHAQLSTASKIFSGAPTSFGAAPNTQAAPVDLALPGTLPVPNRGAVERAIRFGLAIGATVSPRSIFARKNYFYPDLPKGYQISQFEIPVVVGGSLTVLVPGAAKDAAPYEKTVELTRAHLEEDAGKSLHEDFAGMTGIDLNRAGTPLLEIVTEPVMRSSAEAVAYAKALHTLVVWLGVCDGNMQEGSFRCDANVSVRPVGQKEFGTRAEIKNLNSFRFLEEAIEYEITRQVELIEDGGTVVQETRLYDPDRRETRSMRSKEDAQDYRYFPDPDLMPLVIESAWVERVRGELPELPEAMQTRFITQYGLSKQDAITLTVSRALAAYYEAIVAKAGEAQAKTAANWVVGELASQLNRDGLDVAQAPLTPGQFALLIARIADGTLSNKLAKEVFLLMWESRATDEQAADRIIDEKGLKQISDTGALDAIIDEVLAANAKSVEEFRAGKEKAFNALVGQAMKATKGKANPAQVNDLLRKKLQG; encoded by the coding sequence ATGGCCCATCAAAAACATCCGGGCTGGGAAGTCGTCATCGGCTTGGAAACCCACGCGCAGTTGTCGACTGCGTCGAAGATCTTCTCCGGCGCGCCGACGTCGTTCGGCGCCGCGCCGAACACGCAGGCCGCGCCGGTGGACCTCGCCTTGCCCGGCACCTTGCCGGTGCCGAACCGCGGCGCTGTCGAGCGCGCCATCCGCTTCGGTCTGGCGATTGGTGCCACCGTGTCGCCGCGCAGCATTTTCGCGCGAAAGAACTACTTCTATCCGGACTTGCCGAAGGGCTATCAGATCAGCCAGTTCGAGATTCCGGTGGTGGTGGGCGGGAGCCTGACGGTGCTGGTGCCGGGCGCGGCGAAGGACGCCGCCCCGTACGAGAAGACGGTCGAGCTGACCCGCGCGCATCTGGAAGAAGACGCGGGCAAGAGCCTGCATGAAGACTTTGCCGGGATGACCGGTATCGATCTGAACCGTGCCGGCACGCCGCTGCTGGAAATCGTCACCGAGCCGGTGATGCGGAGTTCGGCCGAGGCGGTCGCCTACGCCAAGGCGCTGCACACGCTGGTGGTCTGGCTGGGCGTCTGCGACGGCAATATGCAGGAAGGCTCGTTCCGCTGCGATGCAAACGTGTCCGTGCGTCCCGTTGGGCAAAAGGAATTCGGCACCCGTGCCGAGATCAAGAACCTGAATTCGTTCCGCTTCCTGGAAGAGGCGATCGAATACGAAATCACGCGCCAGGTCGAGCTGATCGAGGACGGCGGTACCGTCGTGCAGGAAACGCGCCTCTACGATCCGGATCGTCGCGAGACGCGGTCGATGCGCAGCAAGGAAGACGCGCAGGATTATCGCTACTTCCCGGATCCGGATCTGATGCCGCTGGTCATCGAGTCGGCCTGGGTCGAGCGCGTGCGTGGCGAGTTGCCGGAGTTGCCGGAAGCGATGCAGACGCGCTTCATCACGCAGTACGGCCTGTCGAAGCAAGACGCGATCACACTGACCGTGTCGCGCGCATTGGCCGCCTACTATGAGGCGATCGTCGCAAAGGCCGGCGAGGCACAGGCCAAAACCGCGGCGAACTGGGTCGTCGGTGAGTTGGCGTCGCAACTGAATCGCGACGGCCTGGATGTGGCGCAGGCGCCGCTGACGCCGGGGCAGTTCGCGCTGCTGATCGCGCGGATTGCCGACGGTACGTTGTCGAACAAGCTAGCGAAGGAAGTCTTCCTGTTGATGTGGGAGTCGCGCGCAACCGACGAACAGGCGGCGGATCGCATCATCGACGAGAAAGGCCTGAAGCAGATTTCCGATACCGGCGCCTTGGACGCGATCATCGACGAGGTACTCGCGGCCAATGCGAAGTCGGTCGAAGAGTTCCGCGCTGGCAAGGAAAAGGCGTTCAATGCCTTGGTCGGTCAGGCGATGAAGGCGACCAAGGGCAAGGCGAACCCGGCGCAGGTCAACGATCTGCTGCGCAAGAAGCTGCAAGGCTGA
- a CDS encoding rod shape-determining protein: MFGFFRSYFSNDLAIDLGTANTLIYMRGKGIVLDEPSVVAIRTEGGPNGKKTIQAVGKEAKQMLGKVPGNIEAIRPMKDGVIADFTVTEQMIKQFIKMAHQSRMLRPSPAMIVCVPCGSTQVERRAIKEAAHGAGASQVYLIEEPMAAAIGAGLPVSEATGSMVVDIGGGTTEVGVISLGGIVYKGSVRVGGDKFDEAIVNYIRRNYGMLIGEQTAEAIKKEIGSAFPGSEVKEMEVKGRNLSEGIPRSFTISSNEILEALTDPLNQIVSSVKIALEQTPPELGADIAERGMMLTGGGALLRDLDRLLAEETGLPVLVAEDPLTCVVRGSGMALERVDKVRSIFSYE, encoded by the coding sequence ATGTTCGGTTTTTTCCGCAGCTACTTTTCCAACGATCTCGCCATCGATCTGGGTACGGCCAATACGCTGATTTACATGCGCGGCAAAGGCATCGTTCTCGATGAGCCGTCCGTCGTCGCCATCCGCACCGAAGGCGGTCCGAATGGCAAGAAGACGATCCAGGCGGTCGGCAAGGAAGCCAAGCAAATGCTTGGCAAGGTGCCGGGCAATATCGAGGCGATTCGCCCGATGAAAGACGGCGTCATCGCCGATTTCACCGTCACGGAGCAGATGATCAAGCAGTTCATCAAGATGGCACATCAGTCGCGGATGCTGCGACCGTCGCCGGCGATGATTGTCTGCGTTCCGTGCGGCTCCACGCAGGTGGAGCGTCGTGCGATCAAGGAAGCCGCGCATGGCGCTGGCGCCTCGCAGGTGTACCTGATCGAGGAACCGATGGCCGCTGCGATCGGCGCCGGTCTGCCGGTCTCCGAAGCCACCGGCTCGATGGTCGTCGACATCGGCGGCGGCACGACCGAAGTGGGCGTGATCTCGCTGGGCGGCATCGTCTACAAGGGCTCGGTTCGCGTCGGTGGCGACAAGTTCGACGAGGCGATCGTCAATTACATCCGTCGCAACTACGGCATGTTGATCGGCGAACAGACCGCTGAAGCGATCAAGAAGGAAATCGGCTCGGCTTTCCCGGGTTCCGAAGTCAAGGAAATGGAAGTCAAGGGGCGTAATCTGTCGGAAGGGATTCCGCGCAGCTTCACGATCTCGAGCAACGAAATCCTTGAAGCGCTGACGGATCCGCTGAACCAGATCGTCTCGTCAGTGAAGATCGCGCTGGAACAGACACCGCCGGAACTGGGTGCCGACATCGCCGAACGCGGCATGATGCTGACCGGCGGCGGCGCCCTGTTGCGCGATCTGGACCGTCTGCTTGCCGAGGAAACCGGCCTGCCGGTTCTGGTTGCCGAAGATCCGCTGACCTGCGTGGTGCGCGGCTCCGGCATGGCGCTCGAGCGTGTGGACAAGGTCCGCAGCATTTTCTCCTACGAGTAA
- a CDS encoding M48 family metalloprotease, producing MTPHERTRLAALVAVSAVSALSLTLTFIAGHAGASAPMGAGKDAVRINPLEASAAQEGTLSAGDPAAPVPGSSALDVGAVSSPAGPIAGSAGGPLTFRAMVPSDWLEIQGELAYEHALAIAAQQGQWLPDDDPKVVQARAILAKLEPFAMKWNDRAKGWKWELSVIHSPDLDAVCLPGGKVLINDGLIDRLGLNENETALLIAHLIAHALREHARSKIGEQIGRNEGGAAGNGVAVAADGAEPPAASSSLLGSQGLAQADTRPSTVGTGANRNASASATDSARRAVPGTPIVGAPGAAPVNGLALAGTNLNVVSALLNLRYEAADETEADVIGADMASRAGFDPRAGLSLWEKVDTMARWKPTLPFVLEHPISEKRLADLKKRQKDMLPLYARSLDLTVDDLPPYKPGRWNPPRLQRARDDDAESTAPQREVRKKEPEHTTPLSFLSSLPHRLAELFK from the coding sequence ATGACGCCTCACGAAAGGACCCGCCTGGCCGCGCTAGTTGCCGTCTCGGCGGTGTCTGCCCTCTCGCTTACGCTGACGTTCATCGCCGGTCATGCCGGCGCGAGCGCGCCGATGGGCGCCGGTAAAGACGCCGTGCGGATCAATCCGCTCGAAGCGTCGGCGGCGCAGGAGGGGACGCTTTCGGCCGGAGATCCGGCCGCGCCGGTGCCGGGGTCGAGTGCGTTGGATGTCGGGGCGGTATCGAGTCCAGCCGGTCCGATCGCCGGTTCGGCCGGCGGCCCTTTGACGTTCCGCGCCATGGTGCCGTCCGATTGGCTGGAAATCCAGGGGGAGCTGGCCTACGAACATGCGCTGGCCATCGCCGCGCAACAGGGCCAATGGCTCCCGGACGACGACCCCAAGGTCGTGCAGGCGCGTGCGATTCTGGCCAAGCTGGAACCGTTCGCGATGAAGTGGAACGATCGGGCGAAGGGGTGGAAGTGGGAGCTCAGCGTCATCCACTCGCCGGACCTTGATGCCGTCTGTCTGCCGGGCGGCAAGGTGCTGATCAACGATGGACTGATTGATCGCCTCGGATTAAACGAGAATGAAACGGCGCTGCTGATCGCCCATTTGATCGCGCATGCGCTGCGCGAACACGCGCGCTCGAAAATCGGTGAGCAGATCGGCAGGAACGAGGGCGGCGCGGCCGGCAACGGCGTGGCCGTGGCCGCGGATGGCGCGGAGCCGCCGGCAGCATCGTCGTCCTTGCTCGGGTCGCAGGGACTCGCGCAAGCGGACACCCGACCGAGCACGGTCGGGACCGGCGCCAATCGAAACGCTTCCGCATCGGCCACCGACAGCGCGCGACGCGCCGTACCGGGTACGCCGATCGTGGGAGCGCCGGGCGCGGCGCCGGTCAATGGCCTGGCCTTGGCCGGCACGAACCTGAACGTCGTCTCGGCGCTGCTGAATCTGCGCTACGAGGCCGCCGATGAAACGGAAGCCGATGTCATCGGCGCCGATATGGCGTCGCGGGCCGGATTCGATCCGCGCGCCGGACTATCGCTGTGGGAAAAGGTCGATACGATGGCACGCTGGAAGCCGACGCTGCCCTTCGTGCTCGAACATCCAATCAGCGAGAAGCGTCTTGCCGATTTGAAGAAACGGCAAAAAGACATGTTGCCGCTGTACGCGCGATCGCTCGACCTGACGGTCGACGATCTGCCGCCGTACAAACCCGGTCGCTGGAACCCCCCGCGTCTGCAGCGCGCGCGGGACGACGATGCGGAATCGACTGCGCCGCAGCGCGAAGTGCGCAAGAAGGAGCCGGAACACACGACGCCGCTGTCTTTCCTGTCCAGCCTGCCGCACCGACTCGCCGAACTGTTCAAATAA
- the mreD gene encoding rod shape-determining protein MreD, whose product MNPPQYILQPVRPWFIVVSLVVSLFLNMMPWGRLPGVPDFLALTLLYWNIRAPRRVGIGSAFLLGILMDVNDAGLVGEHALAYTVMSYTAIILHRRILAYPLWSQTIYILPLLLGVELLPFIARWVVTGDLPAWGYLSNGLVGALIWPIVSILLIAPQKRAVDPDDTRPI is encoded by the coding sequence ATGAATCCTCCGCAATACATTCTGCAGCCGGTCCGCCCCTGGTTCATCGTTGTCAGTCTGGTGGTCTCGCTGTTCCTGAACATGATGCCCTGGGGACGCCTGCCGGGCGTCCCCGACTTCCTCGCGCTGACGCTGCTGTACTGGAACATCCGCGCGCCGCGCCGCGTGGGGATCGGCTCGGCTTTCCTGCTCGGCATTCTGATGGATGTCAACGACGCGGGTCTGGTCGGCGAGCATGCCCTGGCCTACACGGTGATGTCCTATACCGCGATCATCCTGCATCGCCGGATTCTGGCTTATCCGTTGTGGTCCCAGACTATTTATATCCTGCCGCTGCTGCTGGGCGTCGAGTTGCTGCCCTTCATCGCCCGCTGGGTGGTGACCGGCGACCTCCCGGCCTGGGGCTATTTGAGCAACGGCCTGGTGGGCGCGCTGATCTGGCCGATCGTGAGCATCCTGTTGATCGCGCCGCAAAAGCGCGCGGTCGATCCGGACGACACCCGGCCGATCTGA
- the gatC gene encoding Asp-tRNA(Asn)/Glu-tRNA(Gln) amidotransferase subunit GatC: protein MSLTLTDVQRIEHLARLELAPDARERMVAQLNEFFALVEQMQAVDTTGVAPLAHPIEAIQDIALRLRDDAASETIDREANQRSAPKTEDGLYLVPRVIE, encoded by the coding sequence ATGTCCCTGACCCTGACCGATGTACAACGGATCGAGCACCTTGCGCGGCTCGAACTGGCTCCCGATGCGCGTGAGCGGATGGTGGCGCAGCTGAACGAATTCTTCGCCCTGGTCGAGCAGATGCAGGCGGTGGATACGACCGGCGTGGCACCGCTCGCGCACCCGATCGAAGCGATCCAGGACATCGCGCTGCGCCTGCGCGACGATGCCGCCAGCGAAACCATCGACCGCGAGGCGAATCAGCGCTCGGCGCCGAAGACCGAGGACGGGCTGTATCTGGTGCCCCGCGTGATCGAGTAA
- a CDS encoding AmpG family muropeptide MFS transporter, whose protein sequence is MHTPTEEPAAGGWRVYLNTRMLVCAFLGFSSGLPLYVLITLVQAWLRTSGVDLKQIGLFALIGIPYTWKFLWAPLLDRFSPALGRWRPGRRRGWMFIAQIMVALGIAAMGFLQPQLSLGSVATLAFALAFFSASADISIDAYRRELLSDAQQGLGTAIHVNAYKIAALIPGSLSLVLADHLPWSSVFAITAAFMLPGIILSLFAPAATVSGPAPRSLSDAVVLPFREFVARSGWRYAILILAFIFLYKLGDSMTTALATPFYLDLGFTKTQIGLVAKVSSLWASVAGGILGGIWLVRLGIARGLWVFGIAQIASTLTFAWLASRGADATTFDLGWAIAAESFGAGLGTAAFTAFIATTTDPRYTATQFALFTSLASVPRVFINAGTGWIVDRLGWFDFYLLCAVLALPGMALLLKVAPWNTRTR, encoded by the coding sequence ATGCACACACCAACGGAGGAGCCGGCTGCGGGAGGCTGGCGCGTTTATCTGAACACGCGGATGCTGGTCTGCGCGTTCCTCGGCTTCTCGTCGGGTCTGCCGCTGTATGTGCTGATCACCTTGGTGCAAGCGTGGTTGCGCACCTCGGGCGTGGATCTGAAGCAGATCGGGCTATTCGCGCTGATCGGCATCCCCTACACCTGGAAATTTCTCTGGGCACCGTTGCTGGACCGTTTTTCGCCCGCCTTGGGGCGCTGGCGGCCGGGCCGACGACGCGGCTGGATGTTCATCGCCCAAATCATGGTGGCACTGGGCATCGCGGCAATGGGGTTCCTGCAACCGCAGTTGTCCTTGGGCAGCGTGGCCACGCTCGCCTTCGCCCTCGCCTTCTTCAGCGCCAGCGCCGATATTTCGATCGACGCCTACCGCCGCGAATTGCTTTCCGATGCGCAACAGGGGCTCGGCACGGCGATTCACGTCAATGCCTACAAGATCGCGGCGCTGATTCCGGGGTCGCTTTCCCTGGTGCTCGCCGATCATCTGCCGTGGTCCTCGGTTTTCGCGATCACCGCCGCCTTCATGCTGCCCGGCATCATCCTGTCGCTCTTCGCGCCCGCGGCGACGGTGAGCGGCCCGGCGCCGCGCTCGCTCAGCGATGCGGTGGTGCTGCCGTTCCGGGAATTTGTCGCCCGCAGCGGCTGGCGATATGCGATCTTAATTCTTGCCTTCATCTTCCTGTATAAACTCGGCGACAGTATGACGACTGCGCTGGCGACGCCGTTCTATCTGGATCTGGGTTTTACAAAGACCCAGATCGGACTGGTGGCCAAGGTCAGCAGCCTGTGGGCAAGCGTCGCCGGAGGTATCCTTGGAGGGATATGGTTGGTGCGTCTGGGGATCGCGCGCGGACTATGGGTCTTCGGCATCGCGCAGATCGCCTCGACGCTGACTTTCGCCTGGCTGGCATCACGTGGCGCGGATGCGACGACGTTCGATCTCGGCTGGGCGATCGCGGCCGAATCGTTTGGCGCAGGCTTGGGAACGGCGGCGTTCACCGCATTTATCGCGACGACGACCGATCCCCGCTACACGGCCACGCAGTTTGCCCTGTTCACCAGTCTGGCATCGGTCCCGCGGGTTTTTATCAATGCGGGAACCGGCTGGATTGTCGACCGATTGGGATGGTTTGATTTTTATCTGTTATGCGCCGTGCTGGCCCTTCCCGGCATGGCGTTGTTACTGAAAGTAGCGCCCTGGAACACGCGAACACGATGA